The Pseudomonadota bacterium genome includes a window with the following:
- a CDS encoding aromatic ring-hydroxylating dioxygenase subunit alpha, which produces MNSVSAHRWSEKYPHLGQGPIAAEPCVSEEHYRREITHVFNTSWLYVAREEEIAAPGSYKVKRLAFADSSVIVMRGKDGTVRGFYNVCSHRGNKVVSETGEETFGHSKAAVLFCRFHGWVYSADGALLNVPEEGRFYACFDKEQHGLAPVHVDVWQGFVFINLAPEPAQSLHDFLGDYGAHMAGYPYGEMDHSYKYHTYLDCNWKIAHDAFAEAYHVNTIHAGSFPDVFSTGLSDVQLFGPHRTCGVCLNMNTAPEPVAAIAQQHARGSLVAKAAGTMLPPSINPSGREDFAFELSVAFPNLFLHISEGIWFTHQFWPLAHDKTLWEGKYYVRAPRTNSERWALEHAQLLQRNAWLEDTQTMENTHRAIASGAKQFINLQDEEILIRHAHHVISQCVSAAE; this is translated from the coding sequence ATGAACAGCGTCTCAGCTCATCGCTGGTCGGAAAAATACCCCCATCTCGGGCAGGGGCCGATCGCGGCCGAACCCTGCGTCTCGGAGGAACATTACCGGCGTGAAATCACGCATGTGTTCAACACATCTTGGCTCTATGTTGCGCGCGAAGAAGAAATCGCCGCGCCCGGCAGTTACAAGGTCAAGCGCCTCGCCTTCGCCGATAGCTCGGTGATCGTCATGCGCGGCAAGGACGGCACGGTGCGCGGTTTCTACAATGTGTGCTCGCACCGCGGCAACAAAGTGGTCAGCGAAACCGGCGAGGAAACCTTCGGCCACTCCAAGGCGGCGGTGCTCTTCTGTCGCTTTCATGGCTGGGTCTACAGCGCCGACGGAGCGCTGTTGAACGTGCCGGAGGAGGGGCGCTTTTACGCCTGCTTCGACAAAGAACAACACGGCCTCGCGCCGGTCCATGTGGATGTGTGGCAGGGCTTTGTTTTTATCAATCTCGCGCCCGAGCCGGCGCAATCGCTGCATGATTTTCTCGGTGATTACGGCGCCCATATGGCTGGCTATCCCTACGGCGAAATGGACCATAGCTACAAATATCACACCTATCTCGACTGCAATTGGAAGATCGCCCACGACGCTTTCGCTGAGGCCTATCACGTCAACACGATCCATGCTGGATCGTTCCCCGACGTATTTTCGACCGGCCTGTCGGACGTGCAGCTATTCGGCCCGCATCGCACCTGTGGTGTGTGTTTGAACATGAACACCGCGCCTGAGCCGGTCGCGGCAATCGCCCAACAACATGCGCGCGGCTCGCTGGTCGCCAAGGCCGCGGGGACGATGTTGCCGCCCAGCATCAACCCGTCGGGCCGCGAGGATTTCGCCTTCGAGCTTTCTGTCGCCTTTCCCAATCTGTTTCTACATATCTCTGAAGGCATTTGGTTCACCCATCAGTTCTGGCCGCTCGCCCATGACAAGACGCTGTGGGAGGGCAAATATTATGTCCGCGCACCGCGCACCAACTCAGAGCGTTGGGCGCTCGAACATGCCCAGCTCTTGCAGCGCAACGCCTGGCTCGAAGATACGCAGACTATGGAAAACACCCACCGTGCCATCGCTTCCGGCGCCAAGCAGTTCATTAATTTACAGGACGAGGAAATCCTCATCCGCCACGCCCATCACGTGATTTCGCAATGTGTGAGCGCGGCGGAATAA
- a CDS encoding non-heme iron oxygenase ferredoxin subunit → MLYLCRIEDVAAGEIRRVDPPDHVPLAVYNLDGIFYVTDDTCTHGEASLSEGEIDGDLIECPFHAGCFEIATGEPAGAPCTVAIKSYPVVIEGGEIYVKPAGGE, encoded by the coding sequence ATGCTGTATCTATGCCGCATCGAAGATGTCGCCGCCGGCGAGATCCGCCGCGTCGATCCGCCGGACCATGTGCCGCTCGCCGTCTATAATTTGGACGGAATCTTTTACGTCACCGATGATACCTGCACGCACGGCGAAGCATCGCTATCGGAAGGCGAGATCGACGGCGATTTGATCGAATGCCCGTTCCATGCAGGCTGCTTCGAAATCGCCACCGGTGAACCCGCCGGCGCGCCCTGTACGGTTGCCATTAAGAGTTATCCGGTGGTGATTGAGGGTGGCGAGATATACGTGAAACCGGCGGGCGGCGAGTAG
- a CDS encoding cysteine hydrolase — protein MTRETNHKEGWRAWHTIIRLPEFPVRPESTALIVIDITYQQASPDYGNCRRVIEAGCGDDLQYYLARMKNTVMPALRRLIDGFHDLGAPVIYTRCASLRGDGSDQTWRHRSFGLTIDADEHEAQIMEEIAPQSGDIVLVKTGSSTFTSTNCEHLLHNMGITTLVVTGIYTNSCVEGTIRVGGDLDFRCLMAEDACAAMSPSGHANAIEYLDGNFCHVKSSEEILGLMRKESEAV, from the coding sequence ATGACCAGAGAGACGAACCACAAGGAAGGCTGGCGCGCCTGGCATACCATCATCCGCCTGCCCGAATTTCCGGTGCGCCCGGAGAGCACCGCCTTGATCGTCATCGATATCACCTATCAGCAGGCGTCGCCCGATTACGGTAATTGCCGGCGCGTGATCGAGGCCGGATGTGGCGACGATCTGCAATATTATCTCGCGCGCATGAAAAACACCGTGATGCCGGCGCTGCGGCGGCTGATCGACGGCTTCCACGATTTGGGCGCGCCGGTCATTTACACGCGCTGCGCGTCACTCCGGGGTGACGGCTCCGATCAAACCTGGCGCCACCGCAGCTTTGGCCTGACGATCGACGCCGACGAACATGAGGCGCAAATCATGGAAGAAATCGCGCCGCAATCGGGCGATATCGTGCTCGTCAAAACCGGCTCGAGCACGTTCACTTCGACCAATTGCGAGCATCTCTTGCACAATATGGGCATCACCACCCTGGTGGTCACTGGCATCTATACTAATAGCTGCGTCGAGGGGACGATCCGCGTCGGCGGCGATCTCGATTTTCGCTGTCTGATGGCCGAAGACGCCTGCGCTGCAATGTCGCCGAGCGGCCATGCCAACGCTATCGAATATCTCGACGGCAATTTCTGCCATGTGAAATCGTCGGAAGAGATTTTGGGCTTGATGCGTAAGGAGAGCGAAGCAGTCTAA
- a CDS encoding alpha/beta hydrolase, whose protein sequence is MPKILIDDQVELYYEESGAGRPIVFVHGVWMSGRYFHKQVPALGRNNHAIALDLRGHGQSSHAEDGHTMVTYARDLHAFLAAKGLKDVVLAGWSMGCMVIWDYFKLFGDENVAAAIFVDQSPSDFKWPDWDLGVFDLAALVHLMSEVQTGREKIYRDFIPMLFKAPQTVEDVEWMVAECMRMPASIASAVLFSQTMQDYRTDLAKVTVPTLVIAGGMADKMLPTESVKFVHENIPGSRFSVYDESNHCPFLEEPERFNREVEAFVGAL, encoded by the coding sequence ATGCCCAAGATTCTAATCGATGATCAAGTTGAGCTTTACTACGAAGAGAGCGGCGCCGGGCGGCCGATTGTTTTCGTGCATGGCGTCTGGATGAGCGGGCGTTATTTCCACAAGCAAGTGCCGGCGCTTGGGCGAAACAATCATGCCATCGCGCTTGACCTGAGAGGCCATGGCCAGTCTTCGCATGCGGAGGACGGCCACACCATGGTGACTTACGCACGCGATTTACACGCGTTCCTCGCGGCCAAGGGATTGAAGGACGTGGTGCTGGCCGGCTGGTCGATGGGCTGCATGGTGATCTGGGATTATTTCAAATTGTTCGGCGATGAAAACGTGGCGGCGGCGATCTTTGTCGATCAGAGCCCGTCGGATTTCAAATGGCCGGATTGGGATTTGGGCGTCTTCGACCTGGCGGCGCTGGTGCATCTGATGTCGGAGGTCCAGACCGGACGCGAAAAGATTTACCGCGATTTCATCCCGATGCTGTTCAAGGCACCGCAAACCGTAGAAGACGTCGAATGGATGGTAGCGGAATGCATGCGGATGCCGGCGAGCATCGCCAGCGCTGTGTTGTTCAGCCAAACCATGCAGGATTACCGCACCGACCTCGCCAAGGTGACCGTGCCCACCCTGGTCATTGCCGGCGGCATGGCGGACAAGATGTTGCCCACTGAATCCGTGAAATTTGTGCATGAAAATATTCCGGGCTCGCGCTTTTCGGTCTATGACGAGAGCAATCATTGCCCGTTTTTGGAAGAACCCGAGCGCTTCAACCGCGAGGTCGAGGCGTTTGTCGGCGCTCTATGA
- a CDS encoding Gfo/Idh/MocA family oxidoreductase — protein sequence MNNPVGVGFVGSQFISVIHARALQRNPHARLLGVASPTPGHAEGFARDYAIPHNFTDYRDMLKIDEIDMVVIGTPNNTHCEITCAAAAAGKHVVLEKPMCLNLAEADSMIEACDKANVKFMYAEELCFSPKYGRMKELLDSGALGRPTLIKQSETHDGPHAPHFWDVEQSGGGVLVDMGCHGIEFSRWMLGRPKITSVYAQLSTQLHGDKTKGEDNALLILEYENGCTFLNETSWTKLGGMDDRAEIHGTEGVCYANLLQGNSVTTYSRPGYEYAVEKGGATQGWTFTIYEEEWNYGFWGEFDHFVDCVQNDKEPIVTGRDARAVMEVLFAAYESAREGRKVMLPFKTDAAKPWDLWGRS from the coding sequence ATGAACAATCCCGTCGGCGTCGGCTTTGTCGGCTCGCAATTCATCAGCGTCATTCATGCCCGCGCGCTGCAGCGCAACCCGCATGCCCGCCTCCTCGGCGTCGCCTCGCCCACCCCCGGCCATGCCGAGGGCTTCGCGCGCGATTACGCGATCCCCCACAATTTCACCGATTACCGCGACATGCTGAAAATCGACGAGATCGACATGGTGGTGATCGGCACGCCCAATAACACGCATTGTGAAATCACCTGCGCCGCGGCGGCGGCCGGCAAGCATGTGGTGTTGGAAAAACCCATGTGCCTCAACTTGGCCGAGGCCGACAGCATGATCGAGGCGTGCGACAAAGCCAACGTGAAATTCATGTATGCCGAGGAGCTGTGCTTCTCCCCCAAATATGGCCGCATGAAGGAGCTGCTCGATTCCGGCGCCCTTGGCCGGCCCACCCTGATCAAGCAGTCGGAAACCCATGACGGCCCGCACGCGCCGCATTTTTGGGACGTCGAGCAGTCGGGCGGTGGCGTGCTGGTCGATATGGGCTGCCACGGCATCGAGTTTTCACGCTGGATGCTCGGGCGGCCGAAAATCACCTCCGTCTATGCGCAACTCTCGACGCAATTGCACGGCGACAAGACCAAGGGCGAGGACAATGCGCTCCTCATCCTCGAATATGAAAACGGCTGCACCTTCCTCAACGAAACCAGCTGGACCAAACTGGGCGGCATGGATGACCGCGCCGAGATACACGGCACCGAAGGCGTGTGCTACGCCAATCTATTGCAGGGCAATTCGGTCACCACCTATAGCCGGCCCGGTTACGAATATGCCGTGGAAAAGGGCGGCGCCACCCAGGGCTGGACCTTCACCATCTATGAGGAAGAATGGAACTACGGCTTCTGGGGTGAGTTCGATCATTTCGTCGACTGCGTGCAGAACGACAAAGAACCGATCGTCACCGGGCGCGACGCGCGTGCGGTGATGGAGGTGTTGTTCGCGGCCTATGAATCGGCGCGCGAAGGCCGCAAAGTCATGCTGCCGTTCAAGACGGACGCGGCCAAGCCCTGGGACCTGTGGGGCAGATCATAG
- a CDS encoding 6-phosphogluconolactonase, giving the protein MRFSVFEDHEAMSARAAEIMAAAVAEKPDLLFCTASGGSPTRAYELFAADKQVGAGLRVVKLDEWAGLAPDDEASCETYVRRHLIGPLAIPPERYWSFDGMAADGEAECAAMERRLAADGPIDLAVLGVGVNGHIALNEPAGELQAECHVAALAETSKDHPMLGGHKRPPSHGLTLGMAAILQSHHLLVLISGAHKRDAMEKFLSRRITPQFPASLLWLHGNIDFLCDSAAMAGLEALA; this is encoded by the coding sequence ATGCGTTTCAGCGTTTTTGAAGACCACGAGGCGATGAGCGCCCGCGCCGCCGAAATCATGGCGGCGGCGGTGGCGGAGAAGCCCGATTTGCTGTTTTGCACAGCCAGCGGCGGCAGCCCCACGCGCGCCTACGAACTGTTCGCCGCCGACAAGCAGGTCGGCGCCGGGCTTCGCGTCGTGAAGCTCGATGAATGGGCCGGCCTCGCGCCTGACGACGAAGCCAGTTGTGAAACCTATGTGCGGCGCCATTTGATCGGCCCGCTCGCCATCCCACCTGAGCGCTATTGGTCGTTCGACGGCATGGCAGCAGATGGCGAGGCGGAATGCGCGGCGATGGAACGGCGCCTCGCCGCCGATGGGCCGATCGATCTCGCGGTGCTCGGCGTCGGCGTCAACGGCCACATCGCGCTCAACGAACCGGCCGGCGAACTTCAGGCCGAATGCCACGTCGCGGCGCTGGCGGAAACCTCTAAGGACCATCCAATGCTGGGCGGTCATAAAAGGCCGCCGAGCCACGGCCTCACCCTCGGCATGGCCGCCATCCTGCAATCGCATCATCTGTTGGTGCTGATCTCTGGCGCGCATAAAAGAGACGCCATGGAGAAATTTCTCAGCCGCCGCATCACGCCACAATTCCCCGCCTCATTGCTCTGGCTGCACGGCAATATCGATTTTCTCTGCGATTCGGCGGCGATGGCAGGGCTAGAGGCGCTGGCATGA
- a CDS encoding ROK family protein produces MKGAIGIDIGGTKIAFGAVTADGRIVAQRTIATQPDDSFDAGFARLIQGIEHLLADAGWQPGDFGGIGVGCPGPVDIARGIIKNVHTLPGWSNQQFAAPLSARFNTPVRMENDANAALLGEALAGAARGRKSAVMLTIGTGIGGAVLLDGRIYHGAGGAHPEIGHIAVQPNGPECYCGRQGCFKVIAAGPAIAAAGAKIGLNGSEAVFTAAAQGEPRAAAIIDAVTAATETAVWSLLHSYLPELILFGGGIVDSHWPLFEAAAQKSLAAAVFARDEGVSIARATLGNDAGMVGAASLVL; encoded by the coding sequence ATGAAGGGCGCCATCGGCATCGATATCGGCGGCACCAAAATCGCCTTCGGCGCGGTCACCGCGGACGGACGCATCGTGGCGCAGCGCACCATCGCCACCCAGCCCGATGACAGCTTCGACGCCGGGTTCGCGCGCCTCATCCAGGGGATCGAACATTTGCTCGCCGATGCCGGCTGGCAGCCGGGCGATTTCGGCGGCATCGGCGTCGGCTGCCCCGGCCCGGTCGATATCGCCCGCGGTATTATCAAAAACGTCCACACCTTGCCGGGCTGGTCCAACCAGCAATTCGCGGCACCCTTGTCGGCGCGCTTCAACACGCCGGTGCGGATGGAGAACGATGCCAACGCAGCACTTCTCGGCGAGGCGCTCGCCGGCGCCGCGCGCGGCAGAAAAAGCGCCGTTATGCTCACTATCGGCACCGGCATCGGCGGCGCAGTGCTGCTCGACGGGCGGATCTACCACGGCGCCGGCGGTGCCCACCCCGAGATTGGCCACATTGCCGTCCAGCCCAATGGGCCGGAATGCTATTGCGGCCGGCAGGGCTGCTTTAAAGTCATCGCCGCCGGCCCAGCCATCGCCGCCGCCGGCGCGAAAATCGGCCTCAACGGCAGCGAGGCTGTCTTCACCGCCGCCGCCCAAGGCGAGCCCAGAGCAGCCGCGATCATCGACGCTGTGACGGCGGCCACCGAAACCGCCGTGTGGAGCTTGCTGCACAGCTATTTGCCCGAGCTGATCCTATTCGGCGGCGGCATCGTCGATAGCCATTGGCCGCTGTTCGAGGCGGCGGCACAAAAAAGCCTGGCGGCGGCAGTCTTCGCCCGCGACGAAGGCGTCAGCATCGCCCGCGCCACTCTCGGCAACGACGCCGGCATGGTCGGCG